One Tripterygium wilfordii isolate XIE 37 chromosome 10, ASM1340144v1, whole genome shotgun sequence DNA segment encodes these proteins:
- the LOC120007928 gene encoding uncharacterized protein LOC120007928 — MSKEHSPEPLDFFIWTVEDVGLWLEEINLGSYRQIFKENGVNGEYLEGMSMFTTEQILRFIRRCHMKWGDFITLCKELRRIKVACLKGEQKFRRPWWAPSCLSVVFVKYAKRNRRSRVVSLKLEP; from the exons ATGAGCAAAGAACATTCGCCTGAGCCTCTTGATTTCTTCATTTGGACTGTTGAG GATGTTGGTTTATGGTTGGAAGAAATAAATCTTGGTAGCTACCgtcaaattttcaaagaaaaTGGGGTCAATGGAGAATATTTGGAGGGCATGTCCATGTTTACAACGGAACAGATTCTACGATTTATAAGGCGATGCCACATGAAATGGGGAGACTTCATCACTCTCTGTAAGGAGCTCAGGCGAATAAAAG TGGCATGCCTAAAAGGGGAGCAAAAATTTCGGCGGCCATGGTGGGCTCCATCGTGCTTATCAGTTGTCTTCGTCAAGTATGCAAAGCGAAACAGACGGTCGCGAGTAGTTTCATTGAAACTGGAACCATGA
- the LOC120007927 gene encoding vacuolar protein-sorting-associated protein 11 homolog: protein MYQWRKFEFFEEKYGGKCVIPEEVSGRIECCSSGRGKVVIGCDDGTVSLLDRGLKFNFGFQAHSSSVLFLQQLKQRNFIVTVGEDEQITPQQSALCLKVFDLDKMQPEGSSNTSPDCIGILRIFTNQFAEAKITSFLVLEEAPPILLIAIGLDSGCIYCIKGDIARERINRFKLQVDVENSSDKSQSSITGLGFKVDGGALQLFAVTPHSVTLFSLQFQPPQKQTLDHFGCDFNGVTMSDRLELIIGRHEAVYFYEVDGRGPCWAFEGEKKLIGWFRGYLLCIIADQRNGKYTFNIYDLKNRLIAHSLVVKEVSHMLCEWGNIILVMADKSALCIGEKDMESKLDMLFKKNLYTVAINLVQSQQADAAATAEVLRKYGDHLYSKQDYDEAMAQYINTIGHLEPSYVIQKFLDAQRINNLTNYLEKLHEKGLASKDHTTLLLNCYTKLKDVKKLNMFIKSEDAVGEHKFDVETAIRVCRAANYHEHAMYVAKKAGRHEWYLKILLEDLGSYEEALQYISSLEPSQARVTVKEYGKILIEHKPSETIEILIRLCTEDGKLVRRGTSNGTYLSMLPSPVDFLSIFIHHPQYLMDFLEKYTDKVTDSPSQVEIHNTLLELYLSNDLNFASISQANNGVDLSLRTISGAAAMFRVDSNGKSIATHNDSYKEKGPLERQEKGLRLLKSAWPSDLEHPLYDVGLAIFLCEINSFKQGLLFLYEKMKLYKEVIACYMQAHDHEGLIACCKRLGDSGKGGDPSLWADLLKYFGELGEDCSKEVKEVLTYIERDDILPPIIVLQSLSKNPNLTLSVIKDYIARKLERESKLIDEDRLAIEKYQEDTLAMRKEIQDLRMNARIFQLSKCTACTFTLDLPAVHFMCMHSFHQRCLGDNEKECPECAPEYRAVLETKRGLEQNSKDQDRFFQQVKSSRDGFSVIAEYFGKGLISKTTTNGSTATGAV from the exons ATGTATCAGTGGAGGAAATTCGAGTTCTTCGAGGAGAAATACGGGGGAAAGTGCGTGATTCCTGAGGAGGTTAGTGGGAGGATCGAGTGCTGCTCTAGCGGGAGAGGCAAGGTGGTGATCGGCTGCGATGATGGAACCGTGAGCTTGCTTGATCGAGGTCTCAAGTTTAATTTCGGATTCCAAGCTCACTCCTCTTCTGTTCTCTTCCTCCAGCAGCTCAAG CAACGCAACTTCATAGTAACAGTGGGAGAAGATGAGCAGATTACTCCACAGCAATCCGCATTGTGCCTAAAGGTTTTTGACCTAGATAAAATGCAGCCTGAGGGCTCAAGCAACACAAGTCCTGATTGTATTGGGATTTTGCGAATATTTACCAATCAGTTCGCTGAAGCAAAG ATTACATCCTTTTTAGTATTGGAGGAAGCTCCACCAATACTTCTAATAGCCATTGGATTAGATAGTGGTTGCATTTACTGCATCAAAGGGGACATTGCTCGAGAGCGTATCAACCGTTTCAAACTTCAGGTGGATGTGGAGAATTCTTCAGACAAGAGTCAATCTTCTATCACCGGTCTAGGGTTTAAAGTAGATGGCGGAGCCCTTCAACTATTTGCTGTAACGCCACATTCAGTGACCTTGTTCAGCTTGCAGTTTCAGCCCCCTCAGAAGCAAACCCTAGATCACTTCGGATGTGATTTTAATGGTGTTACGATGAGTGATCGCTTG GAGCTAATAATTGGTCGACATGAGGCTGTGTACTTTTATGAAGTTGATGGACGTGGTCCTTGTTGGGCATTTGAAGGAGAGAAGAAACTAATTGGGTGGTTCCGTGGATACCTGTTGTGCATTATTGCAGATCAAAGAAATGGCAAATATACTTtcaatatatatgatttgaaaAACCGCTTAATAGCCCACAGTCTGGTGGTGAAGGAGGTTTCTCACATGCTTTGTGAATGGGGTAATATAATTCTCGTAATGGCTGACAAGTCTGCTTTATGTATTGGAGAGAAGGATATGGAGAGCAAGTTAGATATGCTATTCAAGAAAAATCTTTATACTGTAGCTATCAATCTTGTCCAAAGTCAACAAGCTGATGCTGCCGCAACAGCTGAAGTTTTAAGGAAATACGGGGATCATCTGTATAGCAAACAAGACTATGACGAAGCTATGGCCCAGTACATCAACACTATCGGTCACCTTGAACCTTCATATGTCATACAGAAGTTTCTGGATGCACAAAGAATCAACAACCTTACAAATTACTTAGAAAAGTTACATGAAAAAGGGCTTGCTTCTAAAGATCATACAACTCTTTTGTTAAATTGCTACACCAAATTAAAAGATGTTAAGAAGCTGAATATGTTCATCAAAAGTGAGGATGCTGTTGGGGAACATAAATTTGATGTGGAGACTGCGATAAGGGTTTGTCGCGCTGCCAATTACCATGAGCATGCAATGTATGTCGCCAAGAAGGCCGGAAGGCATGAGTGGTACTTGAAGATATTGCTCGAAGACCTTGGCAGTTATGAAGAAGCCCTGCAATATATTTCTTCTCTTGAACCAAGTCAAGCTCGAGTCACTGTAAAAGAGTATGGTAAGATTCTCATAGAGCACAAGCCCTCTGAGACAATTGAGATACTCATAAGGCTTTGCACAGAGGATGGAAAGTTAGTGAGGAGAGGAACTTCAAATGGCACATACTTATCTATGCTGCCATCTCCTGTTGATTTTCTCAGCATTTTCATCCACCACCCACAGTACCTCATGgattttcttgaaaaatatacTGATAAGGTGACAGACTCCCCATCTCAAGTAGAAATCCACAATACACTATTGGAGTTGTATCTATCCAATGATTTGAACTTCGCATCAATATCACAAGCTAACAATGGAGTCGATCTTTCCCTTAGAACCATATCAGGAGCAGCTGCAATGTTTAGAGTGGATTCCAATGGGAAATCAATTGCTACCCACAATGATTCATATAAGGAAAAGGGTCCTCTGGAGAGGCAGGAGAAGGGCCTACGCTTGCTTAAGAGTGCATGGCCTTCTGACCTTGAGCACCCTCTTTATGATGTTGGTCTTGCTATATTTCTTTGTGAGATCAATTCTTTTAAACAAGGGCTTCTGTTTCTTTATGAGAAGATGAAGCTTTATAAAGAGGTAATTGCCTGCTACATGCAAGCCCATGATCATGAAGGATTGATTGCATGCTGCAAAAGGTTGGGGGATTCAGGTAAAGGAGGGGACCCTTCTCTTTGGGCAGATCTGCTGAAGTATTTTGGTGAACTTGGAGAAGATTGCTCTAAAGAAGTGAAGGAAGTTTTGACTTATATTGAGAGGGATGACATCTTGCCTCCTATTATTGTTCTTCAATCCCTGTCCAAAAATCCAAACCTCACACTCTCTGTCATTAAGGATTATATTGCTCGGAAGCTTGAACGGGaatcaaaattgattgatgaggATCGCCTGGCTATTGAGAAGTATCAG GAAGACACATTGGCAATGAGGAAAGAAATTCAGGATCTTAGGATGAATGCTCGAATCTTTCAACTCAGCAAGTGCACTGCCTGCACCTTCACCCTTGATCTTCCAGCCGTCCATTTTATGTGCATGCACTCATTCCATCAACGCTGTCTTGGAGATAATGAAAAAGAATGCCCTGAATGTGCTCCTGAATATAGAGCTGTTCTTGAAACAAAGAGAGGCTTGGAACAGAACTCCAAAGATCAAGACAGGTTTTTTCAGCAAGTGAAGAGTTCAAGGGATGGGTTTTCCGTGATTGCTGAGTATTTTGGGAAGGGGCTCATCAGCAAAACTACTACTAATGGATCCACAGCCACAGGTGCTGTTTGA